The following proteins are co-located in the Brachybacterium sacelli genome:
- a CDS encoding GntR family transcriptional regulator — protein sequence MASSAAALPSLQVSNLRSQALVALREAIVMGTFEPGMHLAEVRLAGDLGISRGTLREALRQLEQEGLAVTDGRGRLHVRSLDARTVRDAFRVRASLETLAVQTAADLPRPERDAALSALRGALEAMREAEGGSLHASLEADVEFHRTLCRVSGNQPLLQSWEQISGVVRMSIMFAGAEKARQNVAADRHHEVIDLIETSPSDLEARMRAHILQVLEDFDLALQE from the coding sequence ATGGCTTCCTCCGCAGCAGCACTCCCCTCGCTCCAGGTCAGCAACCTCCGCAGCCAGGCGCTCGTCGCTCTGCGCGAGGCGATCGTGATGGGGACCTTCGAGCCGGGCATGCATCTCGCGGAGGTGCGCCTGGCCGGCGATCTCGGGATCAGCCGCGGCACGCTGCGCGAGGCTCTGCGACAGCTCGAGCAGGAGGGCCTCGCCGTGACCGACGGCCGCGGGCGGCTCCACGTGCGCTCCCTGGATGCGCGCACGGTGCGCGATGCCTTCCGCGTCCGCGCCAGCCTCGAGACCCTGGCCGTGCAGACCGCGGCAGACCTCCCTCGTCCGGAGAGGGACGCGGCACTCAGTGCCCTGCGCGGGGCGCTCGAGGCCATGCGCGAGGCCGAGGGCGGTTCGCTCCACGCGAGCCTGGAGGCCGACGTGGAGTTCCATCGCACCCTGTGCCGGGTCTCGGGGAATCAGCCGCTGCTGCAGTCCTGGGAGCAGATCTCCGGGGTGGTGCGCATGTCGATCATGTTCGCCGGGGCGGAGAAGGCGCGACAGAACGTCGCCGCCGACCGGCACCACGAGGTCATCGATCTGATCGAGACGAGTCCGAGCGACCTCGAGGCGCGCATGAGGGCGCACATCCTGCAGGTGCTCGAGGACTTCGATCTCGCGCTTCAGGAGTGA